GCCTGATCTTTCCGTCCCCTATGCGTTCCAAGATAGTAGGAGCCAAAAAATACCCGTAGTCCGAATTACCTTTGCGGTTTGAGAAGTCCTCGAACAATTGCAACATTATAGATCTTTGGAGAAGCAGCCGTTCACCATACACCTGCTCGGCAGGCACCACTACGGTCCATGACAATTCCGCCTTGAGATACATACTGTTTTCCTgccaaaacaaaaatagaaaaagaaaaagcaaTTAGGTGCTTCACTAAAGATCAATCGAGTCATGTACATATTCATTGGAAAAGTATGGTGTATGTGCCTGTGATCCAAGAGGATTCTACGGGACAGTGATGTCCACCTAGATTGTGAAGAGAAGATTGCAAAGTTTCCAAAATAATGGATTCAACACTCTATACTTACAGCATATCTACAATGTTCAATGTCATTTCAGTCTTTTGTAAAAAGACAAGACATAACTGAAGGTGTTCATTGTTTTGGGAATACAAAATGGGCATCATCTTTCAAGAAGCAGTGTTGTACAATTCTGGTACGATATATACATTTTCATAGTCAATTTACTAAGTGGACACGTGGTTTGCTTCATATGCTTAAAGGAGCTCTTACCTACAATTAGATATCTCAGTTAATCAAGGCAGACAGAAACAGTAACATGATTAGCGTTGGTGCAGTATGGACAAAGGGAATAAGTAATGAAAATAGCTTATTTCTTCAAAACTGCAAGGGTCTTGTAGCTGCTATGAAGGCATAACCAAGAAAGACCAAGTATTTGAGTGTGTAGATCAATTAACATAAACCGAACAAACTCAGGAGTACGAAAAAAAACAACGGATCAATTGATACTAATGTTAAAGATTAAAAAAAGCCCCCTAAAAATGACATAACTTAGCTAGAAATTGTAGTCTGCAGAGCTTGTATAGAATCCACTaaaccaaaaatccaaacccatgtTACTCACCAAGTAATTGGGAAATCCAAGCTAAACTCTTACGTGCTCATTTCACCCGTTTTCGAGAACTTTTACAGTTATGTGATTTCTGTTGAATGCAGTAACTATAATGATAGACTAATGGGATAACTTATGAAAAAATTTCTTATGTAACTTTCAAGGGTTTCACAACTGCTACCAACCATAACCAAGAGAAGCCAAGTAATTTGACTGTCTAGATCAAGTAATTAGTAATACACAGTACTCAAACTGAGATTAAGAGAAGATTAATTAGTAAAAATAAACCAAATTCTAAGAGTCAATGTGATCACCTCGTAGAATGCAAACTACTGTTTTTATTAGCTGCTGAAGAAAAGGGTCTTACAAGGACATATCAAACAGATTACGGACTAAAAACATTCTTCTACAACAAGGCAATTTCTTTGTTAAAAACCCAGCTAAACTTTGCACAATGCTGACCAGCCTTCTTCATTGATTTAGCCCTCTCATCAGCTCGCTCTTGCAATTTCCGAATCCGAGGCGCCAATCCGCAAACGAAATCCTGCGCTTCTCTTCCGTCACTGCTCAACCCGCCTTCAATTTTCTCTAATTTCCATCTCCCCACTAGAAACTCCAGTATATCAGCGTAATCCTGTGCTGTGTACACACCGAGTCTTTGCGCAACAGCTGCGAAATGTTCGAAAAGTTTAGGATCTTGCCCGTCGTACATCAAATGTGCCGGCATTGTAATCTTTTTCCTCATCATGTCAGCTATAGCTAACATTGCTCCATTTGGATCAAGTTCTAATAGCTTTTCGACGATTTTCGAGTACGCATTCTCGTGACGTTTCTCGTCAGCTGCAATTGTACCGCATATTCGTGCAAGTATTTGGTCGCCTCCTTCTTTCGCCATACGCGCAGTGTTGCCGTGTGATATGAATGTCGCACGTTCTTGAAAGGATGTGTACACATATCCCAGATATGGATTGTTTTCCGTCCCTGGATCctgcatttcaaaaaaaaaaatccgattCTCAAATTGGAATAAATTTCTCAAttgaaactaataagaattcgAATAGTGTTGCCGAAACTCACCATGCCGGCGCCGATGAGGAACTGTACAGTACGTTCAATCTTATGCATATCGACTCGGCCTGACAAATACAAATACGTTTTGAGCAAATCACCATGCCGATTTTCTTCGGCAGTCCAAGCTCTAGTCCACACAGCCCATGGTCCTGCACTTGCACCAGTCTCATCTTTAACCCCGTCAAGTGTATTAATCATGGTCTGATACGTCGGCAATGCGTCTTCCGTAATCATATCTCCGACCAATACCACAAAGTAATCATCAGGCAATTCATCCGTCCGTGCACGTAATGACCGTACTTCGTCGAAAAATGCATCGGTGCGGTCAGTCGGGTCAGGTAAGAAATCAGATGGTTGCCAGCATTGCTCTACCGGCTTCAGAAATGGTAGGATTGATGTTTTTGCCCATCCTTCTAGTGATTTGAAGACTTCAACTTTTTCTGGTGGCATTGAATGAGTAACCGGTGGTGGCCGCCGTGCTGGTGCTGAAACTGCGACTGCGGAGATTGCATTTTGCCGGAATTTGATTTTTTGTGTGGAATTCCGGCCCTGAAATGGTAATGAAGCTATGTTTTGTGAAAAGGGAGTGATGAGTGTGGATTGCATGGTTTAAGACTCCTAATACTTCTCAAAAGCTGCTGCTTAATTAGAGTGGTAATGGAGAAATACAACAGGATTTGGGGTTAATTTTATACCGTGGTAGATTTTAAAAATGACTGAATTAACCTTATTGTTTTGTAGGAAATGTTGGTCAGGTGAGGGCATTTGAAGGAATTTGAAGCAAGTAAGAAACCAGGGGTGCAGTGGTTTTGGGACTAGAGGGAGAGAACCAAGTATTTAGGAAGTGGGAAGTTTCAAATTACTGTGGGTTTTTGACTAGCAGCCAGAGAATGAATGGTGGTTTGGAATTTTGTACTGAGTGGTGTACTTCGATAGTATCGAATCTTCGTTTGTGTACCACCATGTGTTGGTTTTTCTTTGTTAAATACATTGTCAGTGGCAACACTGAGTATCGACACTACTAAAATGATTTTTTTGGAATGTCTTGACTGAGGTACTATTAAGCCCGGCCTGATTTTTTTGGTACAAATGTTTAATACTATTAAAATGATTTTCCGAGTACGGTAAGTATCCGGTGATGATATCTGAATTTGAAACTGATCCGCAGCAGATTCTTTATTTATCAAGAAAATAAAACTTTATagatcaaaagaaaattacaatgaaagaaaaaggaagaaaaataaaaaacttcgGAAACCTTTTAAATCTCGTGTTTTGAGGGGACACTCAAAAagaattaggggccaacaataaaataaaatagggtcACTCAAACGTAAATTGAAGCTAGCCCTTATCTTGAGTAaatcgtaatggcaaaattacccttacATATTCAGTAGATATTAGAAGTTTTTTATCTAGCGAATGCATTCGGTAGATAACATAATAATTTTACTTCCGATTGTGGTCAGTGTAGTATTTGGATGCAATTTGTTTCATTGTTTTCATTTGTTGTCATTTttgagttatagagaagaagaagaaggaaaagggggaaaaccctttttttttttaataatcaacaaaaatggatggatacgaagaagaatcTGAGAATCATCGTGAAGAACATAATGTTGAAGTTTCGCGACCATTTTgagaagacgatttgggatatatgttgaatgatccaaacttttgtggagaggaaaccttaaacgacgctttcatggaagaaaacggAGAATCATCCGAGATAGAACTAATGATGCATCAAACATacatgtattgtgttaagaaactcaaatacccaCTTTGAATGTGTTTATATgcgtttgtaaacaagaaaacctGACtaatgcatgcattgaatgccatgaactacccagaatcggtagataatgtaTCTACATATCTACCGAATACAACGTACTAAGTACCAAATATATACATTCAGTTGATATATAGAGTATATTctaccgaatggccccaaaataaAATTTTCCCAAACTTGTAAAAATTGTAATTCTTCTTTgaaaaaatatctacattcggcaGTTATATAGAGTACATTGTCTACCGAATGTCCCCAAAATAAAATTTTCGCGAACTTGTAAAAAATTTTGTTCTTTGAAAAACGGAGGAATATTAATTACTTTATCTTCCGAAATTTTTTATTCGGCTCGGCAGTTTTACCATATTTATATCATccgattatgattttttttgtacTCAGGAGACTGTCTAACTATTTTTATTGAATTCGGTAGTTGAGGGAACACAATATTCACCCGATTATTTGATAATAGGTTGGAAAACTTACTGATGTCTTCCGATTATTATACTAAGCATATTGCTTCATTTTGCAGGCCGTTGTAGcggttgttgatgatttctatttgaggcccgatacTTCCCTATGCTATGCAAATGATTTGGTTTGTTCAttactattatttatttatttattcaaatATGTATGTTAAATGCTTATATTTATGATATTTGTTTTGTTATATGCGTGTGTAGTCATTTGGAAGTAAGGAGGAGGCAAAGGATTGGCTTATGAACAAGGTAAAAGAGAACATGTGCGTTGTAGTTCAAAACAATCATGTGGGTGAcactcggtttgaaatgatttgtgagcgaggtggggatCGAAAGACGCACGCGGGAAAGAACAGTAAGTACGTAAGGAAGACGCAGAGGAAATACCAAAGCAATTCAAAGAAAATAGGATGCTcgtttaagattgtcttctataagcccgaagGTAAGGAAGGTAAATAGTGGAAAATGTTTAAAATTGATAATGGTTGTGAAAACCACGATGATCTGGATActctaattggacatgtaatggtttccAAGCTAAAACCAAAAGAAATGGAGACAGTGAAGTCTATGCGGATCCAACAaccgagtgcgatcttaagtaaaataaaggcggacgaccccgacaacttgtcttctttgtataCAATTAAggcggccctagctacgatcaaaaggacggaatgggatggtagatcggtcatgcaacaatcagagtggttagcggagttacacgactACACGTTGAGAAGGTAAGAAAATGATGGtaaagtggttcgtattttcttggcacatctcgaaatgatccaattggctcaatgctttcatcaaattttgttgatagatacCACTTACAAGACAAATAAATATaacatgccattgttgaacattgcttgccacacTTCgaacaaaaacacgtttacgattgcatggggtttaatggatcatgagaacaacatgagtttcatttggatgttggagacgttgaggtccatttataacggtgataatttttcaagggttattgtaacggataacgatcaagccttaatgcatgcaataggggtagtgtttccggaatcccgaaacttgcaatgtacgtggcacattcaatgcaacctCAAATCCAAtttccatcatcatttccaagataaaaaaaccaaggaagggtaccaagaggtcaaaggaagaggatgagcgcattagtaaattaactgtGGAAGAACgagaggaagagaagaggttatttgatgaaaaatggaaggaggatggaatgatTTGGaatatgttcatgaaagcatgggacaagatcgtttggtcgatgaccgaggaaatttacgaatctAACTTGAAacaatttgaggatgaatatggcACGAACTACCCAAAACCCGTTGAatattgtaaaacacaatggttaccgcttaaggagaggtttgtgtttgcatggacatatgaatatcgtaacttcaagaacgaggcaaCAAGCATTacggaggggtctcatggccgattaaagaaaatactacttggtagtcaaaatggagttgtgtcgatccaagaggcaatccatgaatacaccaatcgtgatctcgtaaatattaggaaatgtatgcaatttagtgtacccCAATTCCCAATGGAACATGATAacgaaaaattgcttctaaggggcatTGTTCATAAAGTGTCAAGATGGGAAATAAAtcacatgatgaaacaattgaagcttTATAAAGCTTACGATGACGAGAATAccgtttgtgtttgcaaggatatgataggtattggactcccgtgtcgtcataagatgggtaggtatgttgaagtgattgacatcaatgatattcatccattttggaagcaattaaatttcactccaagCACCcccgtagttgatggtccgtctttcctTGAGTCagaattgtgtgcacaaatagCCGAGCGTTATGCTACAACAAatggcaccaaaaagcaaatattgatgcacaatttggaggaagccctttaCCCTTGTTTATGGGAGGTTGATGAAACTATTAAGAAAAAGGGGGCCAGTAGGCccaacaccgaagtgtcgagaaCCATCCAAAggaaagagttgaaggagtatttgtctaataaaagaatattgtctaggcacgagcgttcggaagccgaatttcaagatgatccggaacctaagaaaagaggtcgtccaagaaaggaTCAACGTGGACCAACCGCACGAAAAGTGAAATCAAAGGTCTCTACGGAGCCTTCTCAAGCAAGTCAATCCGAGGTGGTGGAAGAAGTTGTGTTAGTGGAGACCCAATCTAGCTCTATTGTTGTTGATTAAATGAGCGACTCGCAACAAACACGACTAACGGAAATGATGACTATAAAGGAGAAGTCTGGTACTCTTCGTTGTCCTAGGGATTTTCATGGAATACCAACATGATCATCGTATACAATTATAGAAGAGTATATGAAACAGCTCCCTCCAATCAttgttccatttgttttgtccacatacgaggttgatggggaaggcaattgtgggtttcacgtcgcTACAAAACAAATTGGTCACTTTGACGAGTCGCTcaacgaagatgtcacccaatggaaatatttaagaactaagatggcggtacaattaataaaggacaaggatttCTATATGGGGATAGACACGACAAAGAACTAGAGGTCAAAGACTTAGTTACGCGTGTAAAatgccgaaagggattgaagacaatcagatcaaagtattggatgacaatggcTAAATGTGGATATCTCTTAgaggacgttttgaattgcgtggtacatttctttgttcctcctaagTATGGACATTCTTTTACATTTACACCGACGGTTTGCGATGAATCGGTTAAATACAAAAGAATTgttatggcatttgtgaatgagatgcattttatcggtttaagagtaaagagagATTGCCCATTACCTCCGTTGGGTGGTTGGACGGATTACTTCCCAACAAATAATTGTAAGGATTGGTTGAAACAATATGAGAGCAACATGTTGGACTGGGATCGCGTTATGAAGGTCAACTTTTCGGAAGGCCTACTCGAATTGGTTCCctcggatgatgaagatgaattctCGTTACTTTTGAAAGATGTAATTTGAACCGGCTTTTTTGTACAAGTTTTTTAGAAAAATCTTGTGAAGATATATGATATAATCGGTGGATAATGTTATAGGGTTGTCTTCCGAATATACTAATCGGCGGATAATGTTATAGTTTTTTCTTCCGAATTCTATAATCGGTGGGTAATGTTATAGTTTTGTCTTCCGAATATAATGTTATTTCGAACTCAGAACCTGAAGAAATTGGAACACTCCCATAATCGGGAATTTAAATAATAGACTAATTTCCGATTATCACCTTACTATAATGAGATCAAACTTTGAAAAAATTCTCAGAATCGGTAGACTACATAACTTActaacttccgattatagcaaATATCAGACAATAATTTAAGGAATTGTTCACAGAATCGGTATATAATATCAGACAGTAACTTTCGAATGTGTCCAACTTGTGCCAAACTTTATACTGTGGACGCGGCCTTCAAGAATTCATAGCTTCCATCATACATGAATTCTTCTCCTTGTTCCTCTAAGTAGTGTCTTTTTGCGAGTGCCTCCTACATAAACCAACAAATACAAAAGAATGCTAAGTTCGTATAGTTTAGTAATAAGATATAGCCACCCGGTGTTTTGTAAAAGAATTATGCAAATACTTAAATATTGTTGGATCGACAAGCTTAAGTGGCTAGTGTTAAAAATCCTCTTTTGAATCGATATGTAATCATTTACCCCTTTATGGATAAGCCGGAAACgatcatgaacttgttggagGGATCTTTGCTTTGGATTTCCATATTCTCGCATAAATTGTCTATACACTCTCCCCCAAAATATTTTCGGTGTTAACCTTCCGGTTATGACATCTTCACGTCTTGTTTCTTGATACCATGTTTTGACAATGGCCAAATCTTCGGCTGCGTCAAAAGTTGTCATGGTTGTAATATGAGATATAGAATGAATTAGAAATAGTAGACAATGGAAGATCTTCTTGTAACACTCACAAGACTTGATTTGTGTAGTTTGGCGAAACAATGAGAATAGGTTAacctccttatatagatgagagtcccaacgattgttttctttttgaaaattttgaaaatttggcCGTTGAGTACAGGTGTAACACGAGTGTACGGATATGTCGTACATTGCGTAAACAATAATGAACCACATTCGGTAGATAGTTTTATACTTTTAATTTCCGAATATGGTAATCGGAGACCTAGAGTTTTTCCT
This is a stretch of genomic DNA from Papaver somniferum cultivar HN1 chromosome 1, ASM357369v1, whole genome shotgun sequence. It encodes these proteins:
- the LOC113284614 gene encoding stearoyl-[acyl-carrier-protein] 9-desaturase 6, chloroplastic-like, which produces MQSTLITPFSQNIASLPFQGRNSTQKIKFRQNAISAVAVSAPARRPPPVTHSMPPEKVEVFKSLEGWAKTSILPFLKPVEQCWQPSDFLPDPTDRTDAFFDEVRSLRARTDELPDDYFVVLVGDMITEDALPTYQTMINTLDGVKDETGASAGPWAVWTRAWTAEENRHGDLLKTYLYLSGRVDMHKIERTVQFLIGAGMDPGTENNPYLGYVYTSFQERATFISHGNTARMAKEGGDQILARICGTIAADEKRHENAYSKIVEKLLELDPNGAMLAIADMMRKKITMPAHLMYDGQDPKLFEHFAAVAQRLGVYTAQDYADILEFLVGRWKLEKIEGGLSSDGREAQDFVCGLAPRIRKLQERADERAKSMKKAGQHCAKFSWVFNKEIALL